A DNA window from Rhodococcus sp. Z13 contains the following coding sequences:
- a CDS encoding undecaprenyl-diphosphate phosphatase — protein sequence MSWVQTIVLGIVQGLTEFLPISSSGHLRIVSEIFFGEDAGASFTAVTQLGTEAAVLVFFAADISRILRAWFRGLLHREHRTDHDYRMGWYVILGTIPIGVLGVLFKDDIRTVARNLWLVATMLIVFSLVIAAAEYFGRQRRGVEQLTLKDGLIMGSAQALALIPGVSRSGGTISAGLFLGLTREAAARYSFLLAVPAVVASGLFSLPDAFEPVGEGLNASGAQLLVATVIAFAVGYAAIAWLLRFVVDHSMYWFVGYRVILGAVVLALLATGVVSAT from the coding sequence ATGAGCTGGGTCCAGACCATCGTCCTCGGCATCGTGCAGGGCCTGACCGAGTTCCTGCCGATCTCCTCGTCCGGGCACCTGCGCATCGTCTCCGAGATCTTCTTCGGGGAAGACGCCGGTGCCTCCTTCACCGCGGTGACCCAGCTCGGTACCGAGGCCGCGGTGCTGGTCTTCTTCGCCGCCGACATCTCGCGCATCCTGCGCGCTTGGTTCCGCGGGCTGCTGCACCGTGAGCACCGCACCGACCACGACTACAGGATGGGCTGGTACGTCATCCTCGGCACCATTCCCATCGGTGTCCTCGGGGTGCTGTTCAAGGACGACATCCGCACCGTCGCCCGCAATCTGTGGCTCGTCGCCACCATGCTCATCGTGTTCTCGCTCGTCATCGCCGCCGCCGAGTACTTCGGAAGACAGCGCCGCGGCGTCGAGCAGCTCACGTTGAAGGACGGCCTGATCATGGGGTCGGCGCAGGCGCTGGCGCTGATCCCCGGCGTGTCCCGCTCCGGCGGCACCATCTCCGCCGGCCTGTTCCTCGGCCTGACCCGCGAGGCCGCCGCGCGCTATTCGTTCCTGCTGGCCGTCCCCGCCGTCGTCGCGTCGGGCCTGTTCAGCCTGCCCGACGCCTTCGAACCGGTGGGGGAGGGGCTGAACGCCTCCGGTGCCCAGCTGCTGGTGGCCACGGTGATCGCGTTCGCCGTCGGCTACGCGGCGATCGCGTGGCTGTTGCGGTTCGTCGTCGACCATTCGATGTACTGGTTCGTCGGTTACCGGGTGATCCTCGGCGCCGTCGTGCTCGCCCTGCTGGCCACCGGCGTGGTCTCGGCCACCTGA
- a CDS encoding histidine phosphatase family protein, with amino-acid sequence MTVILLRHGRSTANTSHVLAGRTPGVELDEVGHVQAKNLVARFAGLEIAEIVRSPLLRCRQTVQPLATDRGLEPVIDERLAEVDYGQWTGRELKDLVKEPLWSVVQQHASGAVFPGGEGLAQVQSRAVAAIREHDRRLHEQHGRDVVWVACSHGDVIKSVLADALATHLDGFQRIVAEPASISVVRYTDVRPFVLRVNDTGSDLSGLAGPAAPKSVPGGEVPGAVTEPDGKAATDGSGSTRG; translated from the coding sequence ATGACGGTCATCCTGCTGCGACACGGGCGATCGACGGCGAACACCTCGCACGTCCTCGCCGGTCGCACCCCCGGTGTCGAACTCGACGAGGTCGGCCACGTCCAGGCGAAGAATCTCGTGGCGCGGTTCGCCGGGCTCGAGATCGCCGAGATCGTGCGCTCGCCGCTGCTGCGCTGCCGCCAGACGGTCCAGCCGCTGGCCACCGACCGCGGTCTCGAACCGGTGATCGACGAGCGGCTCGCCGAGGTCGACTACGGGCAGTGGACCGGCCGGGAACTGAAGGACCTCGTCAAGGAACCGCTGTGGTCGGTGGTGCAGCAGCACGCCTCCGGCGCGGTCTTCCCCGGCGGAGAGGGACTGGCGCAGGTGCAGTCGCGGGCCGTCGCCGCGATCCGCGAACACGACCGGCGCCTGCACGAGCAGCACGGCAGGGACGTGGTGTGGGTGGCGTGCAGCCACGGCGACGTCATCAAGTCGGTCCTCGCCGACGCGCTCGCCACCCATCTCGACGGGTTCCAGCGCATCGTCGCCGAGCCCGCCTCGATCAGCGTCGTCCGGTACACCGACGTCCGCCCGTTCGTGCTGCGGGTGAACGACACGGGTTCGGACCTGTCGGGCCTCGCCGGCCCGGCGGCCCCGAAATCCGTACCCGGAGGAGAGGTCCCCGGCGCGGTCACCGAACCGGACGGCAAGGCGGCCACCGATGGGTCGGGGTCGACGCGCGGATAA
- a CDS encoding DUF3090 domain-containing protein, producing MARAIHVFRTPDRFVAGTVGEPGDRVFYLQAVHESRVVSVLLEKQQVQILADRMGLLLEEVQRRFGTEIPDDPEIDVSPLVTPIDAEFRVGTMGLGWDADSASVVVELLAVTEGELDESVVLDDTEEGPDAVRVFLTPAQAREFAARSELVVAAGRTPCPLCGEPIGRSGHICIRTNGYLRTPGFDPTSWFREEES from the coding sequence ATGGCCCGCGCGATACACGTGTTTCGGACACCCGACCGGTTCGTAGCCGGCACCGTCGGTGAACCGGGCGACCGGGTGTTCTACCTGCAGGCCGTTCACGAGTCCCGAGTGGTGAGCGTGCTGCTGGAGAAGCAGCAGGTGCAGATCCTGGCCGACCGCATGGGGTTGCTGCTCGAAGAGGTGCAGCGCCGGTTCGGCACCGAGATCCCCGACGACCCGGAGATCGACGTCAGCCCGCTGGTGACCCCCATCGACGCGGAGTTCCGTGTCGGCACCATGGGGCTCGGCTGGGACGCCGACTCCGCCTCGGTGGTCGTGGAACTGCTCGCCGTCACCGAGGGTGAACTGGACGAGTCGGTGGTGCTCGACGACACCGAGGAGGGCCCCGACGCGGTGCGGGTGTTCCTCACCCCGGCGCAGGCCCGCGAGTTCGCGGCCCGCTCCGAACTGGTGGTCGCGGCCGGGCGCACCCCGTGCCCGCTGTGCGGCGAACCCATCGGCCGCAGCGGACACATCTGCATCCGCACCAACGGTTACCTGCGCACCCCGGGCTTCGACCCGACCTCGTGGTTCCGTGAGGAAGAAAGCTGA
- a CDS encoding SCO1664 family protein, with translation MTGPDVRTVLSDGDLEIVGQVVHASNATLVCDARLDDTVVRCVYKPVRGERPLWDFPDGTLAGREVASYLISEALGWDAIPLTVLRDGPYGTGMVQRWIDTREPGDGLELVDLCPVDAVTEGWLPILRARDYEGAEVVLVHADDPRLRRLAVLDVVLNNADRKGGHVLESLDGHVYGVDHGICLHQQDKLRTVLWGWSGDPVDPTLLTDLDKLLRHFDGGFAEQLHEHITEAEVDALRRRIVRLLDEPVMPQPRGDRRIPWPAF, from the coding sequence GTGACGGGCCCGGACGTGCGGACCGTCCTGTCCGACGGCGACCTCGAGATCGTCGGGCAGGTCGTGCATGCGAGCAACGCGACCCTGGTGTGCGACGCGCGCCTCGACGACACCGTCGTGCGCTGCGTCTACAAGCCCGTGCGCGGGGAGCGGCCGCTGTGGGACTTCCCCGACGGCACCCTCGCCGGCCGGGAGGTCGCGTCCTATCTCATCTCCGAGGCGCTGGGCTGGGACGCGATTCCGCTGACGGTGCTGCGCGACGGCCCCTACGGCACCGGCATGGTGCAGCGCTGGATCGACACCCGCGAACCCGGTGACGGCCTCGAACTGGTGGACCTGTGCCCGGTCGACGCGGTCACCGAGGGCTGGCTGCCCATCCTGCGGGCCCGCGACTACGAAGGCGCCGAGGTGGTGCTCGTGCACGCCGACGACCCGCGGTTGCGGCGCCTGGCCGTCCTCGACGTCGTGCTCAACAACGCCGACCGCAAGGGCGGGCACGTCCTCGAATCCCTCGACGGGCACGTCTACGGTGTCGACCACGGCATCTGCCTGCACCAGCAGGACAAACTGCGCACCGTGCTGTGGGGCTGGAGCGGCGACCCGGTGGACCCGACGCTGCTCACCGACCTCGACAAGCTGCTGCGGCACTTCGACGGCGGTTTCGCCGAACAGCTGCACGAACACATCACCGAAGCCGAGGTCGACGCGCTGCGCCGCCGCATCGTGCGATTGCTCGACGAGCCGGTCATGCCGCAGCCGCGCGGCGACCGGCGCATCCCCTGGCCTGCCTTCTGA
- the mshC gene encoding cysteine--1-D-myo-inosityl 2-amino-2-deoxy-alpha-D-glucopyranoside ligase translates to MQSWSDVAIPSVPGQGPPLRLYDTADRAVRPVTPGATATMYVCGITPYDATHLGHAATYLTFDLVNRIWRDAGHDVHYVQNVTDVDDPLFERAERDGEDWVVLGMRETALFREDMEALRVLPPRDYIGAVESVNEVVELVEKLVASGAAYVVDDPEYPDVYFRTDATEQFGYESGYDHETMMRFFAERGGDPDRPGKRNPLDALLWRAQRPGEPAWPSPFGDGRPGWHIECAAIALNRIGSGFDVQGGGSDLIFPHHEFSAAHAEAVTGDRRFARHYVHTGMIGLDGEKMSKSRGNLVFVSKLRGEGVEPAAIRLGLLSGHYRVDRAWTNDVLEAAQARLALWKQAAALPSAASAEDVVARLRQHLADDLDTPKALDALDAWATFAVERGGDDAGAPGLFADAVDALLGVNLR, encoded by the coding sequence ATGCAATCTTGGTCCGACGTCGCGATCCCGTCCGTCCCCGGTCAGGGGCCTCCGCTGCGGTTGTACGACACCGCGGACCGTGCCGTGCGCCCGGTCACGCCGGGCGCCACCGCCACCATGTACGTGTGCGGCATCACCCCCTACGACGCCACCCATCTCGGCCACGCCGCCACCTATCTGACCTTCGACCTGGTGAACCGCATCTGGCGCGATGCCGGCCACGACGTCCACTACGTCCAGAACGTCACCGACGTCGACGACCCGCTGTTCGAACGCGCCGAGCGCGACGGTGAGGACTGGGTCGTCCTCGGCATGCGCGAGACCGCCCTGTTCCGCGAGGACATGGAGGCGCTGCGAGTGCTGCCGCCGCGCGACTACATCGGTGCCGTCGAATCGGTGAACGAGGTCGTCGAGCTCGTCGAGAAGCTCGTCGCCTCCGGCGCGGCCTACGTCGTCGACGACCCCGAGTACCCGGATGTCTACTTCCGGACCGACGCGACCGAGCAGTTCGGCTACGAGTCCGGCTACGACCACGAGACGATGATGCGGTTCTTCGCCGAGCGCGGTGGCGACCCGGACCGTCCCGGTAAGCGCAACCCCCTCGACGCGCTGCTGTGGCGCGCGCAGCGCCCAGGTGAGCCGGCCTGGCCCTCGCCGTTCGGTGACGGCCGCCCCGGCTGGCACATCGAGTGCGCCGCGATCGCCCTCAACCGCATCGGCTCGGGCTTCGACGTGCAGGGTGGCGGCAGCGACCTGATCTTCCCGCACCACGAGTTCTCCGCCGCGCACGCCGAGGCCGTGACCGGCGACCGACGTTTCGCCCGCCACTACGTGCACACCGGCATGATCGGCCTCGACGGCGAGAAGATGTCGAAGTCGCGCGGCAACCTGGTGTTCGTGTCCAAGTTGCGCGGCGAGGGTGTCGAGCCCGCCGCGATCCGCCTGGGCCTGCTGTCGGGGCACTACCGTGTCGACCGGGCCTGGACGAACGATGTGCTCGAAGCCGCCCAGGCCCGCCTGGCGCTGTGGAAGCAGGCCGCGGCCCTGCCGTCGGCGGCGTCGGCGGAGGACGTGGTGGCGCGGCTGCGTCAGCACCTCGCCGACGACCTCGACACCCCCAAGGCCCTCGACGCCCTCGACGCGTGGGCGACCTTCGCCGTCGAGCGGGGCGGGGACGACGCGGGCGCGCCGGGTCTGTTCGCCGACGCGGTCGACGCCCTGCTGGGTGTGAATCTGCGCTGA
- a CDS encoding helix-turn-helix domain-containing protein codes for MSIEAITWVLERAEIPSPTPPGMPSAPALTVVLIGLANHASRHGRSAYPSVRTLARYARMSERQVQRCLAALAELGLISRGDQQRVAATIPREDRRPTCYDLTMTRGGGPSPRSGLRGDEPAPDGVTDEHPRGDTDVTRTALEPRNEPAAPGSLHPVPAARPAQKQQHPELEKLAAACRRAGLTARFDTLTAQKASMVAHSVDVHGVDALVRAALERHRPYDPARSAAAWIPTWQALQPPRPKRPPTCGKCDEYGWLPDDDLGRAVRCPCRRAQSELTPYARSA; via the coding sequence ATGAGCATCGAGGCGATCACCTGGGTCCTGGAGCGCGCCGAGATCCCCTCCCCCACTCCACCGGGCATGCCGTCGGCGCCGGCCCTGACGGTGGTGCTGATCGGTCTGGCGAATCACGCCTCGCGGCACGGGAGAAGCGCATATCCGTCGGTACGCACCCTCGCCCGCTACGCCCGGATGAGCGAACGGCAGGTGCAGCGGTGTCTCGCCGCGCTCGCCGAGCTCGGGTTGATCTCGCGCGGTGACCAGCAGCGGGTCGCCGCCACGATCCCCCGCGAGGACCGCCGCCCCACCTGCTACGACCTGACGATGACGCGGGGCGGCGGACCGTCACCCCGTTCCGGTTTACGGGGTGACGAACCGGCCCCTGACGGGGTGACGGATGAGCACCCACGGGGTGACACCGATGTCACCCGAACCGCCCTCGAACCAAGAAATGAACCTGCCGCGCCGGGCTCGCTACACCCCGTACCGGCCGCGAGACCGGCACAGAAGCAGCAGCATCCTGAGCTCGAGAAGCTGGCCGCGGCGTGCCGCCGGGCCGGGCTCACCGCCCGCTTCGACACCCTCACCGCGCAGAAGGCGTCGATGGTCGCGCACTCCGTGGACGTGCACGGTGTCGACGCACTCGTGCGCGCGGCGCTCGAACGGCACCGGCCGTACGACCCCGCCCGTTCGGCAGCCGCATGGATTCCCACCTGGCAGGCACTGCAGCCACCGAGACCGAAACGCCCACCCACCTGCGGAAAGTGCGACGAGTACGGCTGGCTCCCCGACGACGATCTGGGGCGCGCGGTCCGCTGCCCATGCCGCCGAGCCCAGTCCGAGCTCACTCCGTATGCACGCAGCGCTTAG